A window of the Mus musculus strain C57BL/6J chromosome 18, GRCm38.p6 C57BL/6J genome harbors these coding sequences:
- the Etf1 gene encoding eukaryotic peptide chain release factor subunit 1: MADDPSAADRNVEIWKIKKLIKSLEAARGNGTSMISLIIPPKDQISRVAKMLADEFGTASNIKSRVNRLSVLGAITSVQQRLKLYNKVPPNGLVVYCGTIVTEEGKEKKVNIDFEPFKPINTSLYLCDNKFHTEALTALLSDDSKFGFIVIDGSGALFGTLQGNTREVLHKFTVDLPKKHGRGGQSALRFARLRMEKRHNYVRKVAETAVQLFISGDKVNVAGLVLAGSADFKTELSQSDMFDQRLQSKVLKLVDISYGGENGFNQAIELSTEVLSNVKFIQEKKLIGRYFDEISQDTGKYCFGVEDTLKALEMGAVEILIVYENLDIMRYVLHCQGTEEEKILYLTPEQEKDKSHFTDKETGQEHELIESMPLLEWFANNYKKFGATLEIVTDKSQEGSQFVKGFGGIGGILRYRVDFQGMEYQGGDDEFFDLDDY; encoded by the exons CAATGGCACGAGCATGATATCGCTGATCATTCCTCCCAAAGACCAGATTTCACGAGTGGCAAAAATGTTAGCAGACGAGTTTGGAACTGCATCTAACATTAAGTCACGAGTAAACCGCCTTTCAGTCCTCGGAGCCATCACATCTGTACAACAGAGACTCAAACTTTATAACAAAG TACCTCCAAATGGTCTGGTTGTTTACTGTGGAACAATTGtaacagaagaaggaaaggaaaagaaagttaaCATTGACTTTGAACCTTTCAAACCAATTAATACATCATTGTATTTGTGCGACAATAAGTTTCATACAGAG GCTCTTACAGCGTTACTTTCAGATGACAGCAAGTTTGGTTTTATTGTAATAGACGGAAGTGGTGCTCTTTTTGGCACGCTCCAAGGAAACACCAGAGAAGTCCTGCACAAATTCACTGTGGATCTCCCAAAGAAACACG GCAGAGGAGGTCAATCAGCCTTGCGTTTTGCCCGTTTAAGAATGGAAAAGAGACATAACTATGTTCGGAAAGTAGCCGAGACTGCTGTGCAGCTGTTTATTTCTGGAGACAAAGTGAATGTGGCTGGTTTGGTTTTAGCTGGATCAGCTGACTTTAAAACTGAACTAAGTCAATCTGACATGTTTGACCAG AGGTTGCAatctaaagttttaaaattagttGATATATCCTATGGTGGTGAAAATGGATTCAACCAAGCTATTGAATTATCTACTGAAGTTCTCTCCAACGTGAAGTTCATTCAAGAGAAGAAATTAATAG GACGATATTTTGATGAAATTAGCCAGGACACAGGCAAGTACTGTTTTGGAGTTGAAGATACACTAAAGGCTTTGGAAATGGGAGCTGTAGAAATTCTAATAGTCTATGAAAATCTGGATATAATGAGATACGTTCTTCATTGCCAAGGCACAGAAG AGGAGAAAATTCTCTATTTAACTCCAGAACAAGAGAAGGATAAATCTCACTTCACAGACAAAGAG ACTGGACAGGAACACGAACTGATAGAAAGCATGCCTCTCTTGGAATGGTTTGCTAACAACTATAAAAAATTTGGAGCTACACTAGAAATTGTCACAGATAAGTCACAAGAAGGATCACAGTTTGTGAAAGGATTTGGTGGAATTGGAG GTATCTTGCGGTACCGAGTAGATTTCCAGGGAATGGAGTACCAAGGAGGAGATGATGAATTTTTTGACCTTGATGACTACTAG
- the Etf1 gene encoding eukaryotic peptide chain release factor subunit 1 isoform X1, whose amino-acid sequence MISLIIPPKDQISRVAKMLADEFGTASNIKSRVNRLSVLGAITSVQQRLKLYNKVPPNGLVVYCGTIVTEEGKEKKVNIDFEPFKPINTSLYLCDNKFHTEALTALLSDDSKFGFIVIDGSGALFGTLQGNTREVLHKFTVDLPKKHGRGGQSALRFARLRMEKRHNYVRKVAETAVQLFISGDKVNVAGLVLAGSADFKTELSQSDMFDQRLQSKVLKLVDISYGGENGFNQAIELSTEVLSNVKFIQEKKLIGRYFDEISQDTGKYCFGVEDTLKALEMGAVEILIVYENLDIMRYVLHCQGTEEEKILYLTPEQEKDKSHFTDKETGQEHELIESMPLLEWFANNYKKFGATLEIVTDKSQEGSQFVKGFGGIGGILRYRVDFQGMEYQGGDDEFFDLDDY is encoded by the exons ATGATATCGCTGATCATTCCTCCCAAAGACCAGATTTCACGAGTGGCAAAAATGTTAGCAGACGAGTTTGGAACTGCATCTAACATTAAGTCACGAGTAAACCGCCTTTCAGTCCTCGGAGCCATCACATCTGTACAACAGAGACTCAAACTTTATAACAAAG TACCTCCAAATGGTCTGGTTGTTTACTGTGGAACAATTGtaacagaagaaggaaaggaaaagaaagttaaCATTGACTTTGAACCTTTCAAACCAATTAATACATCATTGTATTTGTGCGACAATAAGTTTCATACAGAG GCTCTTACAGCGTTACTTTCAGATGACAGCAAGTTTGGTTTTATTGTAATAGACGGAAGTGGTGCTCTTTTTGGCACGCTCCAAGGAAACACCAGAGAAGTCCTGCACAAATTCACTGTGGATCTCCCAAAGAAACACG GCAGAGGAGGTCAATCAGCCTTGCGTTTTGCCCGTTTAAGAATGGAAAAGAGACATAACTATGTTCGGAAAGTAGCCGAGACTGCTGTGCAGCTGTTTATTTCTGGAGACAAAGTGAATGTGGCTGGTTTGGTTTTAGCTGGATCAGCTGACTTTAAAACTGAACTAAGTCAATCTGACATGTTTGACCAG AGGTTGCAatctaaagttttaaaattagttGATATATCCTATGGTGGTGAAAATGGATTCAACCAAGCTATTGAATTATCTACTGAAGTTCTCTCCAACGTGAAGTTCATTCAAGAGAAGAAATTAATAG GACGATATTTTGATGAAATTAGCCAGGACACAGGCAAGTACTGTTTTGGAGTTGAAGATACACTAAAGGCTTTGGAAATGGGAGCTGTAGAAATTCTAATAGTCTATGAAAATCTGGATATAATGAGATACGTTCTTCATTGCCAAGGCACAGAAG AGGAGAAAATTCTCTATTTAACTCCAGAACAAGAGAAGGATAAATCTCACTTCACAGACAAAGAG ACTGGACAGGAACACGAACTGATAGAAAGCATGCCTCTCTTGGAATGGTTTGCTAACAACTATAAAAAATTTGGAGCTACACTAGAAATTGTCACAGATAAGTCACAAGAAGGATCACAGTTTGTGAAAGGATTTGGTGGAATTGGAG GTATCTTGCGGTACCGAGTAGATTTCCAGGGAATGGAGTACCAAGGAGGAGATGATGAATTTTTTGACCTTGATGACTACTAG